In Bradyrhizobium sp. CCBAU 051011, the following are encoded in one genomic region:
- a CDS encoding winged helix-turn-helix domain-containing protein: protein MQFHFSNHVLDVDLRELTRGGESVAVEPQVFDLLVHLIENRDHVVTKDDLIETVWDGRIVSESTLTSRINAARRAIGDSGKDQIMIRTLPRKGFRFVGDVQPQPGAGEVHAGSPQLDLTGEPLHPPHQAFDRTAIAVLPFANLSGEPGQEYFSEGISEDIITALSKLRWFYVIARNSSFIYKQKSVHHRQIGEELGVGYVVEGSVRKDGDHVRITAQLVDVATGSHLWAERYDRNLADVFAVQDEITQAVVAAIEPQLYAAEDFRARRKTPDNMDAWDLVMRALSHYWRVTRQDNLVAQALLEKAIAVDPAYGQALSLLAACHTFSAHMGWQELPKVIPVAERAALAAIRADSEDAWAHYALASVYLFQGRFDDCIAEFELALRLNPNFSPARGIYGVALSYRGRWEEGDRAAREALKFSPRDPFAAIYCGVAAYCQYVGKNYAEAIRLSREALRQRADFVGAHRVLTAALGMAGGTDAAKAALEGLRRAQPNISLAWLTTGLPFEHEADKAHYLEGFRRAGLR from the coding sequence GTGCAATTTCATTTTTCAAACCATGTGCTTGATGTCGATCTTCGCGAGCTGACCCGCGGCGGCGAGAGCGTGGCGGTCGAGCCGCAGGTGTTCGATCTCCTGGTTCACCTGATCGAAAACCGCGACCACGTCGTCACCAAGGACGATCTGATCGAGACGGTGTGGGATGGCCGCATCGTCTCCGAATCCACGTTGACGAGCCGGATCAACGCCGCGCGCAGGGCGATCGGCGACAGCGGCAAGGATCAAATCATGATCCGCACGCTTCCGCGAAAAGGCTTTCGCTTCGTCGGCGACGTGCAGCCGCAGCCCGGCGCTGGTGAAGTGCACGCGGGTTCGCCCCAGCTCGACCTCACCGGCGAGCCGCTGCACCCGCCACATCAGGCGTTTGACCGAACCGCGATTGCGGTGTTGCCGTTTGCCAATCTCAGCGGCGAGCCGGGGCAGGAATATTTTTCCGAAGGCATCAGCGAGGACATCATCACCGCGCTGTCGAAGCTGCGCTGGTTTTACGTGATCGCGCGGAACTCCTCGTTCATCTACAAGCAGAAATCCGTCCACCACCGGCAGATCGGCGAGGAACTCGGTGTCGGCTACGTCGTCGAAGGCAGCGTGCGCAAGGATGGCGACCACGTCCGCATCACGGCCCAGTTGGTCGACGTGGCAACCGGCAGTCACCTCTGGGCGGAGCGCTACGACCGCAATCTCGCCGACGTTTTCGCCGTGCAGGATGAAATCACCCAGGCCGTCGTGGCGGCGATCGAGCCGCAGCTCTACGCCGCCGAGGATTTTAGGGCCCGGCGCAAGACGCCTGACAATATGGATGCGTGGGACCTGGTGATGCGGGCGCTGTCGCATTACTGGCGCGTGACGAGGCAGGACAATCTGGTCGCGCAGGCGCTTTTGGAAAAGGCGATCGCTGTCGATCCCGCTTACGGCCAGGCGCTCAGCCTGCTTGCGGCCTGCCATACATTCAGCGCCCATATGGGCTGGCAGGAATTGCCCAAGGTCATTCCGGTCGCGGAACGCGCGGCGTTGGCGGCGATCCGGGCCGACAGTGAGGACGCGTGGGCGCACTATGCGCTCGCCAGCGTCTATCTGTTCCAGGGACGTTTTGATGATTGCATCGCCGAATTCGAACTGGCACTGCGGCTCAACCCCAATTTCTCGCCCGCTCGCGGCATTTACGGCGTTGCGCTTTCCTATCGCGGGCGCTGGGAGGAGGGCGATCGTGCCGCGCGCGAGGCACTGAAATTCTCGCCCCGTGATCCCTTTGCCGCGATCTATTGCGGCGTCGCCGCCTATTGCCAGTATGTCGGCAAGAATTACGCGGAGGCGATTCGGCTGTCGCGCGAAGCGCTGCGGCAGCGCGCCGACTTTGTCGGCGCCCACCGCGTGCTGACCGCTGCCCTCGGCATGGCCGGCGGCACTGATGCCGCCAAGGCTGCGCTCGAGGGCCTCCGCCGCGCCCAGCCCAACATCTCGCTCGCCTGGCTGACGACCGGATTGCCGTTCGAGCACGAGGCGGACAAGGCGCATTACCTGGAAGGGTTTCGGCGCGCGGGCTTGCGATAA
- a CDS encoding tautomerase family protein, with amino-acid sequence MPLIEVHVIENVFNAEQKRQMISKLTDAMVSIEGENMRGVTWVKISEVASGDWGIGGQPVTTEAVKDLAAGRKVA; translated from the coding sequence ATGCCATTGATAGAGGTTCACGTCATCGAGAACGTGTTCAATGCCGAGCAGAAGCGCCAGATGATCAGCAAGCTCACGGACGCCATGGTGTCGATCGAAGGCGAGAACATGCGCGGCGTCACCTGGGTCAAGATTTCCGAAGTCGCGAGCGGCGATTGGGGCATCGGCGGTCAGCCGGTGACCACGGAAGCCGTCAAGGATCTCGCGGCCGGCCGAAAGGTGGCCTGA
- a CDS encoding efflux RND transporter periplasmic adaptor subunit, whose product MPAFAARDLAPKLTALITAGMICLSTTPLLAADEDAAPKGAAVTVLKAAKSCFANIVEVSGTIIPREETQVRPERMGLKVTEVMVDAGDSVSAGQVMAKLSPPEGGSISVQAPVAGVISASTASVGAMASAKGEALFSIIARGEFDLVGMVPTRDIQKLQVNQTARIKVIGAGEVDGKVRRLSTTVEPNSQLAQVFVGVTTNRRLLVNSSGRAQIKTGQSCGVAVPLTAILYGSAGTVVQVVRRARVETRRVETGLMAAGQVEITSGLQEGDIVVARAGALLREGDPVRAVTASADAK is encoded by the coding sequence ATGCCCGCCTTTGCCGCGCGCGACCTTGCACCGAAACTCACTGCCCTGATTACCGCGGGCATGATCTGTCTTTCCACCACCCCCCTGCTCGCCGCCGACGAGGACGCCGCCCCGAAAGGCGCCGCCGTCACCGTGCTCAAGGCCGCGAAATCCTGTTTCGCCAATATCGTCGAGGTCTCCGGCACCATCATTCCGCGCGAGGAGACGCAAGTGCGGCCCGAGCGGATGGGGCTGAAGGTGACCGAGGTGATGGTGGATGCGGGCGACAGCGTCAGCGCGGGCCAGGTGATGGCGAAGCTGAGCCCGCCGGAGGGCGGGTCGATCTCGGTGCAGGCGCCGGTGGCGGGGGTGATCTCGGCGTCCACCGCGTCGGTCGGCGCGATGGCATCAGCCAAGGGCGAGGCGCTGTTCTCGATCATCGCGCGCGGCGAGTTCGACCTGGTCGGCATGGTGCCGACGCGCGATATCCAAAAGCTGCAGGTGAACCAGACCGCGCGCATCAAGGTGATCGGCGCCGGCGAGGTCGACGGCAAGGTGCGGCGGCTGTCGACCACGGTGGAGCCGAACAGCCAGCTCGCGCAGGTGTTCGTCGGCGTCACCACCAACCGCCGCCTGCTGGTCAATTCATCGGGCCGCGCGCAGATCAAGACCGGGCAGAGCTGCGGCGTCGCGGTGCCGCTGACCGCGATCCTCTACGGCAGCGCCGGCACCGTGGTGCAGGTGGTGCGGCGCGCCCGCGTCGAAACGCGGCGGGTGGAAACCGGGCTGATGGCGGCCGGCCAGGTCGAGATCACCTCTGGCCTGCAGGAAGGCGACAT
- a CDS encoding IS110 family transposase gives MEHYAGIDVSLECSSVCVVDANGKIVREAKVASEPQALIAWFGSLGFGLERIGLEAGPLSQWLFAAMKIAGLAVELLETRHVRKAFEAMPVKSDRNDARGIAQLMRLGWFRPVHCKSMSAQETRSLLTARKLVQSKLHDVENSLRGILRGFGLKVGKTTGQTFAGRIEELVAGHPHLQTIAKALLAVRTVLRAEFAAFEKQIRRMVRSDMQARLLTSVPAVGPIVALTYASAIDDPARFKSSKQAGAHFGLTPKKHQSGETDYTGRISKIGDASVRTVLYEAANVMLTKPVKGCSQLKSWAMRIKRRAGTNKAKVALARRLAVIMHRMLADGTPFNAAAAAA, from the coding sequence ATGGAGCATTATGCCGGAATCGACGTGTCATTGGAATGCTCGAGCGTGTGCGTTGTCGACGCCAATGGCAAGATCGTGCGCGAGGCCAAGGTGGCGAGCGAGCCGCAAGCCCTAATCGCCTGGTTCGGTTCGCTGGGCTTCGGCCTGGAGCGGATCGGGCTGGAGGCCGGACCATTGTCGCAATGGCTGTTTGCGGCCATGAAGATAGCCGGCCTTGCCGTGGAACTGCTGGAGACGCGGCACGTGCGGAAGGCGTTCGAGGCGATGCCGGTCAAGTCGGATCGCAACGATGCCCGCGGCATCGCGCAACTGATGCGGCTGGGCTGGTTCCGGCCAGTGCATTGCAAATCGATGAGTGCGCAAGAGACCCGATCGCTGCTGACGGCGCGCAAGCTGGTGCAATCGAAGCTTCACGACGTGGAGAACAGTCTGCGCGGGATCCTGCGCGGTTTTGGCCTGAAGGTTGGCAAGACGACCGGGCAGACGTTCGCGGGACGGATCGAGGAGCTCGTGGCGGGCCACCCGCACCTGCAAACGATCGCCAAGGCGCTGCTAGCGGTGCGAACAGTGCTGCGGGCCGAGTTCGCAGCCTTCGAGAAGCAGATCCGCAGGATGGTGCGATCCGACATGCAAGCACGGCTGCTGACGTCAGTCCCGGCGGTCGGCCCAATCGTGGCGCTAACCTATGCCAGCGCGATCGACGATCCAGCCCGGTTCAAATCGTCGAAGCAGGCAGGAGCCCATTTCGGGTTGACCCCGAAGAAGCATCAATCCGGCGAGACCGACTACACCGGCCGGATCAGCAAGATCGGTGATGCTTCGGTGCGCACGGTGCTTTACGAAGCCGCCAACGTCATGCTGACCAAGCCGGTCAAAGGCTGTTCGCAATTGAAGAGCTGGGCCATGCGGATCAAACGGCGCGCCGGCACGAACAAAGCCAAAGTGGCGCTGGCGCGCCGGCTCGCGGTGATCATGCATCGCATGCTCGCCGACGGAACACCCTTTAACGCCGCTGCTGCCGCAGCCTAA
- a CDS encoding class I SAM-dependent methyltransferase gives MAGQTAVAATQTQSDSAQPAPDLAALKTRQQAAWSSGNYAIVGSTLQIVGEELCEALDLKAGSKVLDVAAGNGMASLAAARRWCDVTSTDYVPALLERGRARAAAEGMQIEFREADAENLPFDDGSFDTVLSTFGVMFTPNQDRAAAELMRVCKPKGQIGLANWTPEGFIGQVFKTLGKYLPPPAGAKSPALWGTRARLTEMFDTDARAIRAESRLFKFRYRSPAHFLDVFKTYYGPVLKAFAALEPAKQEELHDDLNALIVRMNRSGDGTMVVPSEYLEVVITKR, from the coding sequence ATGGCCGGCCAGACTGCGGTTGCAGCAACCCAGACCCAATCCGATTCTGCCCAACCAGCCCCCGACCTCGCAGCCCTCAAGACGCGTCAACAAGCCGCATGGTCGTCAGGCAATTACGCCATTGTCGGCTCGACGCTGCAGATCGTCGGCGAAGAACTCTGCGAGGCGCTCGATCTCAAGGCCGGCTCAAAGGTGCTCGATGTCGCCGCCGGCAATGGCATGGCGAGCCTCGCCGCGGCGCGGCGGTGGTGCGACGTCACTTCGACCGATTACGTGCCGGCACTGCTGGAGCGCGGCCGGGCGCGCGCCGCGGCCGAAGGCATGCAAATCGAATTCAGGGAGGCAGACGCGGAAAATCTGCCGTTCGACGATGGCAGTTTCGACACGGTGCTCTCCACCTTCGGCGTCATGTTCACGCCGAACCAGGACCGCGCGGCCGCCGAACTGATGCGGGTCTGCAAGCCCAAGGGCCAGATCGGCCTGGCGAACTGGACGCCGGAAGGCTTCATCGGACAGGTCTTCAAGACGCTCGGCAAATATCTGCCGCCCCCCGCCGGCGCCAAATCGCCGGCGCTGTGGGGAACGCGCGCGCGGCTGACCGAAATGTTCGACACTGATGCGCGCGCGATCAGGGCGGAATCGCGCCTGTTCAAGTTCCGCTATCGCTCGCCGGCACACTTCCTCGACGTGTTCAAGACGTATTACGGCCCGGTGCTGAAGGCCTTCGCAGCCCTTGAGCCGGCAAAACAGGAAGAGCTGCACGACGATCTGAACGCCCTGATCGTTCGCATGAACAGATCCGGCGACGGCACGATGGTCGTGCCCAGCGAATATCTCGAGGTTGTCATCACCAAGCGCTGA
- a CDS encoding alpha/beta fold hydrolase, with amino-acid sequence MTNVIQISRAERDKACVVALHCSLGSGRQWKALADELGRSHSFFTPDISGYGANGCALDLPLTLAEEVRALSGTLNDAKGPIHLVGHSYGGAIAFKVATCSPFAHRVRSLTLIEPVLPTLLCESDADRRLHARFAQVARDVSEDLWNGSVLEAIDMFIAFWNGSGPQDPLPASARLRMVERGHKLAFDFTAAFAEENVAVAAASLRVPTLLFSGGLSPYLTQRIVQRLGAIIDGAEVRHLSAAGHMLPLTHVSSVNPAIVRHIARADELAGVPLALEGAPAEAASLAEG; translated from the coding sequence ATGACGAATGTAATTCAGATTTCGCGCGCGGAGCGCGACAAGGCTTGCGTCGTGGCCCTGCATTGCTCGCTCGGCTCGGGCCGCCAGTGGAAGGCGCTCGCCGATGAACTCGGGCGCAGTCATTCATTTTTCACCCCCGATATCTCGGGCTATGGCGCCAATGGATGCGCCCTGGATCTGCCCCTGACGCTCGCAGAAGAAGTCCGAGCCTTAAGCGGCACGCTCAACGACGCGAAGGGGCCCATCCATCTCGTCGGCCATTCCTACGGCGGCGCGATTGCGTTCAAGGTCGCGACCTGTTCCCCGTTCGCGCATCGGGTACGAAGCCTGACGCTGATCGAACCGGTTCTGCCGACGCTGCTGTGCGAGAGCGATGCGGACCGGCGGTTGCACGCGCGTTTCGCGCAGGTCGCGCGTGACGTTTCCGAAGACCTCTGGAACGGATCGGTGCTCGAGGCGATCGACATGTTCATCGCGTTCTGGAACGGCTCCGGTCCGCAGGATCCGCTGCCGGCCAGCGCGCGCCTTCGCATGGTCGAGCGCGGCCACAAGCTCGCTTTCGATTTCACGGCGGCGTTCGCCGAAGAGAACGTCGCGGTCGCGGCGGCCTCGCTTCGCGTTCCGACGCTGCTGTTTTCAGGCGGGCTGTCGCCCTATCTCACCCAACGCATCGTGCAGCGGCTCGGTGCTATCATTGATGGCGCCGAGGTCCGGCATTTATCGGCCGCCGGCCATATGCTCCCGCTCACCCATGTGTCATCAGTCAATCCCGCGATCGTGCGGCACATCGCTCGCGCGGATGAACTGGCTGGCGTTCCGCTGGCGCTCGAGGGGGCGCCGGCGGAGGCTGCCAGCCTGGCGGAAGGGTGA
- a CDS encoding DUF1127 domain-containing protein, protein MTMLSTIPTSATRPFAWRPALWPAHLRRLINRFIASVIARHERHAARVALHRLDDRQLQDIAMSRSEIESRLEELAQTRARMQQPGWH, encoded by the coding sequence ATGACGATGCTGAGCACCATTCCGACCTCCGCCACCAGGCCATTTGCTTGGAGACCTGCGCTTTGGCCGGCGCACCTGCGCCGTCTCATCAACCGCTTCATTGCGTCGGTGATCGCGCGCCACGAGCGCCACGCCGCGCGCGTAGCCCTGCACAGGCTCGACGACCGCCAGCTCCAGGATATCGCGATGAGCCGCTCCGAGATCGAAAGCAGGCTCGAAGAATTGGCGCAGACCCGCGCGCGAATGCAGCAGCCGGGGTGGCATTGA